From one Vanessa tameamea isolate UH-Manoa-2023 chromosome 9, ilVanTame1 primary haplotype, whole genome shotgun sequence genomic stretch:
- the Stv gene encoding BAG domain-containing protein Samui isoform X2: MPLRGRSFRGFPFDEEEGSGAWSELAARHPDIAARLRQRPATWARKRRPSSQDGIDDTADSFGGFDRFPFDDIPPEFREHFPSHWNRRFGPREEQYQQPSSPQPHSPQHQTAATQTEQDTEQLHDEQTPLPQYGLRNTVDLGQKSPADPSVVDADERSHRSMSAPPDHRTVNPNCNKMSGQNHQEQQQPHQPEQSSNVRHIPIFVEGRDEPVINKSVDHGTHFAEAKPTYVPPPQPHIDRDQYFADDGPVGFPFAKSFDRPFFRQGPQPFTKQKMYPQAAFNRGPSPQRSQSPKPQTYQEQTAPRAETPSRPQQKQAPPQQKQPSPQQRQAPPPQHTAPQQPPHSQVPPQAPQTPPQPQAPSANDPITLILSIQTDVLNLMTDVENFKGTKNDKQYLYLDEMLTRNLIKLDNIETDGKENIRQARKEAIKCIQKCIAVLEAKADSNKALASTQPQDIDMQNKDGENAAVTQENVQNGDVEMKETTKENESLTAQGAQDTTPGSEGQIEENIQEQKPEEPKSEEVQTTDKADKDLVQPVIADTRPDDTKASNATLEPTTETQKAPENAEKKQSPKKTIKKRDKSKDKKDVAKENKKEEVATENKETKDSEKEDKKEVTDKNEVSEAVNTSEVTVDKQDKSLDNKDGKEEVMQVDANAKGDSNKTDSQEMEVDGAASQ; encoded by the exons CGCGGTTTTCCATTTGATGAGGAGGAGGGATCGGGCGCGTGGAGCGAGCTCGCGGCGCGCCATCCCGACATAGCGGCGCGACTGAGGCAGCGCCCCGCCACGTGGGCCAGGAAGCGACGCCCTTCCAGTCAGGACGGAATCGACG ATACCGCAGATAGCTTCGGAGGTTTCGACAGATTTCCATTCGACGATATACCGCCTGAGTTTAGAGAACACTTTCCTTCACATTGGAATCGAAGATTCGGCCCTAGAGAGGAACAATATCAGCAACCATCCTCGCCACAACCACACTCACCCCAGCACCAGACCGCAGCTACACAGACTGAACAGGACACGGAACAGTTACATGACGAGCAGACACCGCTACCACAATACGGTTTGAGAAATACAGTCGACTTAGGACAGAAAAGCCCAGCAGATCCCAGTGTGGTTGATGCTGACGAAAGATCGCACAGATCAATGTCAGCACCTCCTGATCATCGTACAGTAAATCcaaattgtaacaaaatgaGTGGACAAAACCATCAAGAGCAACAGCAACCACATCAACCCGAGCAATCTTCTAATGTAAGACACATACCAATCTTCGTCGAAGGAAGGGACGAACCAGTGATAAATAAATCTGTCGATCATGGCACTCATTTCGCAGAAGCGAAGCCCACTTATGTTCCGCCGCCGCAGCCACATATCGATAGGGACCAATATTTCGCCGATGATGGTCCAGTAGGATTTCCCTTTGCTAAAAGCTTCGATAGACCCTTCTTTAGACAAGGACCACAACCGTTCACAAAACAGAAGATGTACCCACAAGCCGCGTTCAATAGAGGTCCATCGCCACAGCGATCACAGTCTCCTAAGCCGCAGACATATCAGGAACAAACTGCACCGAGAGCAGAAACTCCGTCCAGACCACAGCAAAAGCAAGCTCCACCACAACAAAAGCAGCCCTCTCCGCAACAGAGACAGGCTCCGCCACCACAACATACAGCTCCTCAGCAACCACCACATAGTCAAGTTCCCCCACAAGCGCCTCAGACTCCGCCACAGCCACAAGCACCGTCGGCTAACGACCCCATTACACTGATTCTTAGTATTCAAACCGACGTCCTCAATCTAATGACGGATGTTGAGAACTTCAAAGGTACCAAAaacgataaacaatatttatatctagaTGAGATGTTGACTAGGAATCTCATTAAATTAGACAATATTGAAACTGATGGTAAAGAAAACATTAGGCAGGCGAGGAAGGAGGCTATAAAGTGCATTCAAAAATGTATCGCTGTATTGGAGGCTAAAGCTGACAGCAACAAAGCTCTCGCCTCAACTCAGCCACAAGATATAGATATGCAAAATAAAGATGGTGAAAATGCTGCAGTTACACAAGAAAATGTTCAAAACGGTGATGTAGAAATGAAAGAAACTACCAAAGAAAATGAGTCTCTGACAGCACAAGGAGCACAAGACACCACTCCCGGATCGGAAGGACAAATAGAAGAAAATATTCAAGAACAAAAACCCGAAGAACCAAAAAGCGAAGAAGTGCAAACCACGGACAAAGCAGATAAAGACTTAGTGCAACCAGTCATAGCCGATACACGACCTGATGATACCAAAGCCTCCAATGCAACTTTAGAACCTACAACTGAAACCCAAAAAGCTCCAGAAAATGCTGAAAAAAAGCAAAGCCCCAAGAAAACAATTAAGAAACGAGACAAGAGCAAAGATAAGAAAGATGTTGctaaagaaaacaaaaaggAAGAAGTGGCAACCGAAAACAAAGAAACTAAGGATAGTGAGAAGGAGGACAAAAAAGAAGTTACAGATAAAAACGAAGTAAGTGAAGCTGTAAACACTAGTGAAGTAACAGTTGATAAGCAAGATAAGAGTTTAGATAATAAAGACGGAAAGGAGGAAGTAATGCAAGTTGATGCTAATGCTAAGGGAGATTCGAATAAAACTGATTCGCAGGAAATGGAAGTCGACGGTGCTGCTAGTCAATAA
- the Stv gene encoding BAG domain-containing protein Samui isoform X3, producing the protein MKRNRGFPFDEEEGSGAWSELAARHPDIAARLRQRPATWARKRRPSSQDGIDDTADSFGGFDRFPFDDIPPEFREHFPSHWNRRFGPREEQYQQPSSPQPHSPQHQTAATQTEQDTEQLHDEQTPLPQYGLRNTVDLGQKSPADPSVVDADERSHRSMSAPPDHRTVNPNCNKMSGQNHQEQQQPHQPEQSSNVRHIPIFVEGRDEPVINKSVDHGTHFAEAKPTYVPPPQPHIDRDQYFADDGPVGFPFAKSFDRPFFRQGPQPFTKQKMYPQAAFNRGPSPQRSQSPKPQTYQEQTAPRAETPSRPQQKQAPPQQKQPSPQQRQAPPPQHTAPQQPPHSQVPPQAPQTPPQPQAPSANDPITLILSIQTDVLNLMTDVENFKGTKNDKQYLYLDEMLTRNLIKLDNIETDGKENIRQARKEAIKCIQKCIAVLEAKADSNKALASTQPQDIDMQNKDGENAAVTQENVQNGDVEMKETTKENESLTAQGAQDTTPGSEGQIEENIQEQKPEEPKSEEVQTTDKADKDLVQPVIADTRPDDTKASNATLEPTTETQKAPENAEKKQSPKKTIKKRDKSKDKKDVAKENKKEEVATENKETKDSEKEDKKEVTDKNEVSEAVNTSEVTVDKQDKSLDNKDGKEEVMQVDANAKGDSNKTDSQEMEVDGAASQ; encoded by the exons CGCGGTTTTCCATTTGATGAGGAGGAGGGATCGGGCGCGTGGAGCGAGCTCGCGGCGCGCCATCCCGACATAGCGGCGCGACTGAGGCAGCGCCCCGCCACGTGGGCCAGGAAGCGACGCCCTTCCAGTCAGGACGGAATCGACG ATACCGCAGATAGCTTCGGAGGTTTCGACAGATTTCCATTCGACGATATACCGCCTGAGTTTAGAGAACACTTTCCTTCACATTGGAATCGAAGATTCGGCCCTAGAGAGGAACAATATCAGCAACCATCCTCGCCACAACCACACTCACCCCAGCACCAGACCGCAGCTACACAGACTGAACAGGACACGGAACAGTTACATGACGAGCAGACACCGCTACCACAATACGGTTTGAGAAATACAGTCGACTTAGGACAGAAAAGCCCAGCAGATCCCAGTGTGGTTGATGCTGACGAAAGATCGCACAGATCAATGTCAGCACCTCCTGATCATCGTACAGTAAATCcaaattgtaacaaaatgaGTGGACAAAACCATCAAGAGCAACAGCAACCACATCAACCCGAGCAATCTTCTAATGTAAGACACATACCAATCTTCGTCGAAGGAAGGGACGAACCAGTGATAAATAAATCTGTCGATCATGGCACTCATTTCGCAGAAGCGAAGCCCACTTATGTTCCGCCGCCGCAGCCACATATCGATAGGGACCAATATTTCGCCGATGATGGTCCAGTAGGATTTCCCTTTGCTAAAAGCTTCGATAGACCCTTCTTTAGACAAGGACCACAACCGTTCACAAAACAGAAGATGTACCCACAAGCCGCGTTCAATAGAGGTCCATCGCCACAGCGATCACAGTCTCCTAAGCCGCAGACATATCAGGAACAAACTGCACCGAGAGCAGAAACTCCGTCCAGACCACAGCAAAAGCAAGCTCCACCACAACAAAAGCAGCCCTCTCCGCAACAGAGACAGGCTCCGCCACCACAACATACAGCTCCTCAGCAACCACCACATAGTCAAGTTCCCCCACAAGCGCCTCAGACTCCGCCACAGCCACAAGCACCGTCGGCTAACGACCCCATTACACTGATTCTTAGTATTCAAACCGACGTCCTCAATCTAATGACGGATGTTGAGAACTTCAAAGGTACCAAAaacgataaacaatatttatatctagaTGAGATGTTGACTAGGAATCTCATTAAATTAGACAATATTGAAACTGATGGTAAAGAAAACATTAGGCAGGCGAGGAAGGAGGCTATAAAGTGCATTCAAAAATGTATCGCTGTATTGGAGGCTAAAGCTGACAGCAACAAAGCTCTCGCCTCAACTCAGCCACAAGATATAGATATGCAAAATAAAGATGGTGAAAATGCTGCAGTTACACAAGAAAATGTTCAAAACGGTGATGTAGAAATGAAAGAAACTACCAAAGAAAATGAGTCTCTGACAGCACAAGGAGCACAAGACACCACTCCCGGATCGGAAGGACAAATAGAAGAAAATATTCAAGAACAAAAACCCGAAGAACCAAAAAGCGAAGAAGTGCAAACCACGGACAAAGCAGATAAAGACTTAGTGCAACCAGTCATAGCCGATACACGACCTGATGATACCAAAGCCTCCAATGCAACTTTAGAACCTACAACTGAAACCCAAAAAGCTCCAGAAAATGCTGAAAAAAAGCAAAGCCCCAAGAAAACAATTAAGAAACGAGACAAGAGCAAAGATAAGAAAGATGTTGctaaagaaaacaaaaaggAAGAAGTGGCAACCGAAAACAAAGAAACTAAGGATAGTGAGAAGGAGGACAAAAAAGAAGTTACAGATAAAAACGAAGTAAGTGAAGCTGTAAACACTAGTGAAGTAACAGTTGATAAGCAAGATAAGAGTTTAGATAATAAAGACGGAAAGGAGGAAGTAATGCAAGTTGATGCTAATGCTAAGGGAGATTCGAATAAAACTGATTCGCAGGAAATGGAAGTCGACGGTGCTGCTAGTCAATAA
- the Stv gene encoding BAG domain-containing protein Samui isoform X1, with protein sequence MESPVVLDKPPEYYGNATNERGFPFDEEEGSGAWSELAARHPDIAARLRQRPATWARKRRPSSQDGIDDTADSFGGFDRFPFDDIPPEFREHFPSHWNRRFGPREEQYQQPSSPQPHSPQHQTAATQTEQDTEQLHDEQTPLPQYGLRNTVDLGQKSPADPSVVDADERSHRSMSAPPDHRTVNPNCNKMSGQNHQEQQQPHQPEQSSNVRHIPIFVEGRDEPVINKSVDHGTHFAEAKPTYVPPPQPHIDRDQYFADDGPVGFPFAKSFDRPFFRQGPQPFTKQKMYPQAAFNRGPSPQRSQSPKPQTYQEQTAPRAETPSRPQQKQAPPQQKQPSPQQRQAPPPQHTAPQQPPHSQVPPQAPQTPPQPQAPSANDPITLILSIQTDVLNLMTDVENFKGTKNDKQYLYLDEMLTRNLIKLDNIETDGKENIRQARKEAIKCIQKCIAVLEAKADSNKALASTQPQDIDMQNKDGENAAVTQENVQNGDVEMKETTKENESLTAQGAQDTTPGSEGQIEENIQEQKPEEPKSEEVQTTDKADKDLVQPVIADTRPDDTKASNATLEPTTETQKAPENAEKKQSPKKTIKKRDKSKDKKDVAKENKKEEVATENKETKDSEKEDKKEVTDKNEVSEAVNTSEVTVDKQDKSLDNKDGKEEVMQVDANAKGDSNKTDSQEMEVDGAASQ encoded by the exons CGCGGTTTTCCATTTGATGAGGAGGAGGGATCGGGCGCGTGGAGCGAGCTCGCGGCGCGCCATCCCGACATAGCGGCGCGACTGAGGCAGCGCCCCGCCACGTGGGCCAGGAAGCGACGCCCTTCCAGTCAGGACGGAATCGACG ATACCGCAGATAGCTTCGGAGGTTTCGACAGATTTCCATTCGACGATATACCGCCTGAGTTTAGAGAACACTTTCCTTCACATTGGAATCGAAGATTCGGCCCTAGAGAGGAACAATATCAGCAACCATCCTCGCCACAACCACACTCACCCCAGCACCAGACCGCAGCTACACAGACTGAACAGGACACGGAACAGTTACATGACGAGCAGACACCGCTACCACAATACGGTTTGAGAAATACAGTCGACTTAGGACAGAAAAGCCCAGCAGATCCCAGTGTGGTTGATGCTGACGAAAGATCGCACAGATCAATGTCAGCACCTCCTGATCATCGTACAGTAAATCcaaattgtaacaaaatgaGTGGACAAAACCATCAAGAGCAACAGCAACCACATCAACCCGAGCAATCTTCTAATGTAAGACACATACCAATCTTCGTCGAAGGAAGGGACGAACCAGTGATAAATAAATCTGTCGATCATGGCACTCATTTCGCAGAAGCGAAGCCCACTTATGTTCCGCCGCCGCAGCCACATATCGATAGGGACCAATATTTCGCCGATGATGGTCCAGTAGGATTTCCCTTTGCTAAAAGCTTCGATAGACCCTTCTTTAGACAAGGACCACAACCGTTCACAAAACAGAAGATGTACCCACAAGCCGCGTTCAATAGAGGTCCATCGCCACAGCGATCACAGTCTCCTAAGCCGCAGACATATCAGGAACAAACTGCACCGAGAGCAGAAACTCCGTCCAGACCACAGCAAAAGCAAGCTCCACCACAACAAAAGCAGCCCTCTCCGCAACAGAGACAGGCTCCGCCACCACAACATACAGCTCCTCAGCAACCACCACATAGTCAAGTTCCCCCACAAGCGCCTCAGACTCCGCCACAGCCACAAGCACCGTCGGCTAACGACCCCATTACACTGATTCTTAGTATTCAAACCGACGTCCTCAATCTAATGACGGATGTTGAGAACTTCAAAGGTACCAAAaacgataaacaatatttatatctagaTGAGATGTTGACTAGGAATCTCATTAAATTAGACAATATTGAAACTGATGGTAAAGAAAACATTAGGCAGGCGAGGAAGGAGGCTATAAAGTGCATTCAAAAATGTATCGCTGTATTGGAGGCTAAAGCTGACAGCAACAAAGCTCTCGCCTCAACTCAGCCACAAGATATAGATATGCAAAATAAAGATGGTGAAAATGCTGCAGTTACACAAGAAAATGTTCAAAACGGTGATGTAGAAATGAAAGAAACTACCAAAGAAAATGAGTCTCTGACAGCACAAGGAGCACAAGACACCACTCCCGGATCGGAAGGACAAATAGAAGAAAATATTCAAGAACAAAAACCCGAAGAACCAAAAAGCGAAGAAGTGCAAACCACGGACAAAGCAGATAAAGACTTAGTGCAACCAGTCATAGCCGATACACGACCTGATGATACCAAAGCCTCCAATGCAACTTTAGAACCTACAACTGAAACCCAAAAAGCTCCAGAAAATGCTGAAAAAAAGCAAAGCCCCAAGAAAACAATTAAGAAACGAGACAAGAGCAAAGATAAGAAAGATGTTGctaaagaaaacaaaaaggAAGAAGTGGCAACCGAAAACAAAGAAACTAAGGATAGTGAGAAGGAGGACAAAAAAGAAGTTACAGATAAAAACGAAGTAAGTGAAGCTGTAAACACTAGTGAAGTAACAGTTGATAAGCAAGATAAGAGTTTAGATAATAAAGACGGAAAGGAGGAAGTAATGCAAGTTGATGCTAATGCTAAGGGAGATTCGAATAAAACTGATTCGCAGGAAATGGAAGTCGACGGTGCTGCTAGTCAATAA